From the genome of Ectobacillus sp. JY-23, one region includes:
- the hisD gene encoding histidinol dehydrogenase, producing MKILYGKQNEIIAGMNTLREEAKQFEKEAAQAVERIVTDVKVRGDEALRFYTKTFDKVDLRSFRVPAAQLKEALASVEVSFIEALEGAKQNIVSYHEKQKRHGFLEAEQDGIIRGQLIRPLETVGVYVPGGTAAYPSSVLMNVLPAKIAGVKRIVMVTPPHSNGVNPYILAAAKIAGVDEVYSIGGAQAVAALAYGTESIPRVNKIVGPGNLYVALAKRAVFGDVSIDMIAGPSDILVIADETGDARYIAADLLSQAEHDVNSAAILVTTDQTLAEAVQREVKIQLQHLPRKEIAQASVAQNGVIIVVDSLEEAFETANRIAPEHLELHIKEPMMALSQVKHAGSIFLGPYAPEPLGDYYAGPNHVLPTSGTARFFSALSVDDFIKKSSILSYTREALYKVKDHITILAEKEGLHAHAKSINIRFEEEK from the coding sequence ATGAAAATATTATACGGAAAGCAAAACGAAATTATTGCAGGCATGAATACGTTACGAGAAGAGGCAAAGCAGTTTGAAAAAGAAGCGGCGCAGGCTGTCGAGCGTATTGTTACAGACGTAAAAGTACGCGGTGATGAGGCGCTTCGGTTTTATACGAAAACCTTCGATAAAGTAGATTTGCGATCGTTCCGCGTTCCTGCGGCGCAGCTGAAAGAAGCTCTTGCATCAGTAGAAGTTTCATTTATAGAAGCTTTAGAAGGTGCAAAACAAAATATTGTATCATATCACGAAAAACAGAAGCGCCACGGATTTTTAGAGGCTGAACAAGACGGGATTATACGAGGGCAACTTATTCGTCCGCTGGAGACGGTTGGGGTATATGTGCCAGGGGGAACGGCGGCTTATCCCTCGTCTGTATTAATGAACGTGTTGCCAGCGAAAATTGCTGGTGTCAAAAGAATTGTAATGGTAACCCCGCCCCATTCAAACGGCGTAAATCCTTATATCTTAGCGGCTGCCAAAATTGCGGGGGTGGACGAAGTATACAGCATCGGGGGTGCGCAAGCTGTCGCCGCACTGGCATATGGGACAGAGAGTATTCCGCGCGTTAACAAAATTGTGGGACCGGGCAACTTGTATGTGGCGCTTGCGAAACGTGCTGTGTTCGGTGATGTTAGTATTGATATGATTGCAGGGCCTTCTGATATCTTGGTTATTGCAGATGAAACAGGAGATGCGCGCTATATTGCGGCAGACTTGCTGTCTCAAGCTGAGCACGATGTGAACTCTGCAGCTATTTTGGTCACAACGGACCAAACCTTGGCTGAAGCTGTGCAGCGTGAAGTGAAAATACAGCTACAACATTTGCCGCGCAAGGAGATTGCACAAGCATCCGTGGCACAAAACGGGGTTATCATTGTTGTAGATTCTTTGGAAGAAGCGTTTGAAACAGCCAATCGCATTGCCCCTGAACATTTGGAACTACATATAAAAGAACCAATGATGGCATTATCACAAGTGAAGCATGCTGGCTCCATTTTCCTAGGGCCATATGCCCCAGAACCGCTTGGGGATTATTATGCAGGTCCAAATCATGTGCTTCCGACAAGTGGCACGGCCCGTTTTTTCTCAGCACTTTCTGTGGATGATTTCATTAAAAAGTCAAGTATTCTTTCGTATACCAGAGAAGCGTTATATAAAGTAAAAGATCACATCACTATTTTGGCGGAAAAAGAGGGCTTACACGCGCATGCGAAGTCTATCAATATTCGATTTGAGGAGGAAAAATAA